Proteins from a single region of Nocardiopsis dassonvillei subsp. dassonvillei DSM 43111:
- a CDS encoding LolA-like protein translates to MAPVSHITGRRGGRVALAAAGAVVALGLSGCSIDLSHLRPGGGGEEEPSPEAAEPVAAAPLMEQALADLAAYPALTATGQVAESVGSADVRDASLTVADGGTASGTIRANGIEAELISADGRMFLRAAEDFWLDQGVFSPDFDDFDGNWVRASSAQAGFNPSVSLAPPELSAILGGIELDSEEAVEENLDGTLTYRIDLAGERNQVWINAETSQIQRIAIEELVPEEAETGPQVRLDLAEAETAAVEELYDGVTAATEEELTSSRDARIEVGWEGSPSMTCEDGPNCTWTGTVRDAGGDGSGEVAVSMAVTFSNADIGEQTCEDSGTLEAGGTLELSCSADYNIVSSVQQTYPIDGEAQLSTRGLTGGQQEEMLAALSEQREATLSGGASPSEEASETAEEEGN, encoded by the coding sequence ATGGCGCCGGTTAGTCACATCACGGGTCGCAGAGGCGGGCGCGTGGCCCTCGCCGCCGCGGGCGCGGTCGTCGCCCTCGGCTTGTCCGGCTGCTCCATCGACCTCAGCCACCTGCGCCCCGGGGGCGGCGGCGAGGAGGAGCCCAGCCCGGAGGCCGCCGAGCCGGTCGCCGCGGCGCCGCTGATGGAGCAGGCCCTGGCCGACCTGGCCGCCTACCCGGCGCTCACCGCCACCGGTCAGGTGGCCGAGAGCGTCGGCTCCGCCGACGTGCGCGACGCCTCGCTGACCGTCGCCGACGGCGGCACGGCCAGCGGCACCATCCGCGCCAACGGCATCGAGGCCGAGCTGATCAGCGCGGACGGCAGGATGTTCCTGCGGGCCGCGGAGGACTTCTGGCTCGACCAGGGCGTCTTCAGCCCCGACTTCGACGACTTCGACGGGAACTGGGTGCGGGCCTCCTCGGCCCAGGCCGGGTTCAACCCGAGCGTCTCCCTGGCCCCGCCGGAGCTCTCCGCCATCCTGGGCGGCATCGAGCTGGACTCGGAGGAGGCCGTCGAGGAGAACCTGGACGGCACGCTCACCTACCGGATCGACCTGGCGGGCGAGCGCAACCAGGTCTGGATCAACGCCGAGACCAGCCAGATCCAGCGCATCGCCATCGAGGAGCTCGTCCCCGAGGAGGCCGAGACCGGCCCCCAGGTCCGCCTGGACCTGGCCGAGGCCGAGACCGCCGCCGTCGAGGAGCTCTACGACGGCGTCACCGCCGCCACCGAGGAGGAGCTGACCTCCTCCCGGGACGCCCGCATCGAGGTCGGCTGGGAGGGCAGCCCCTCCATGACGTGCGAGGACGGCCCCAACTGCACCTGGACCGGGACCGTGCGCGACGCGGGCGGAGACGGCAGCGGCGAGGTGGCCGTGAGCATGGCCGTCACCTTCAGCAACGCCGACATCGGCGAGCAGACCTGCGAGGACAGCGGCACCCTGGAGGCGGGCGGCACGCTGGAGCTCTCGTGCAGCGCCGACTACAACATCGTCAGCTCCGTCCAGCAGACCTACCCGATCGACGGTGAGGCCCAGCTGTCCACGCGCGGCCTGACCGGCGGCCAGCAGGAGGAGATGCTGGCCGCCCTTTCCGAGCAGCGCGAGGCCACCCTGTCGGGCGGGGCCTCCCCCTCCGAGGAGGCGTCGGAGACGGCCGAGGAAGAGGGCAACTAG